The genomic region TACGTCAACATCCGGTACATGGTCTTCGGGTCTTCGGAGAAGATCGCGAAACACCACGCCCACGGTATCGGGAACATCTTCGCGAATCTCTACGACAACGACGAGGTCAATCAAGGCCTCACGCCGATCGCGTATCATGACGACGGACTCTTCGAAGAAGCCCGGCGGACCGCAGCCAGAGAGTTCCACTACGACCAGACCGCACTCACGGTCGAAGAGATGGCAGCGCTCGCTCACCACCCCGGCGAAGAGGTTGAGTCGACCAACATTGACTGGACCCGGAAGGGCGTCGGAGACCGGCCGCCCGCGGAAGCGGAACGAACGAGTAAGCCGCCGGACATGGAGTACCAGCGGGATGTCACCGATGTGGGTGGCGAGGCCGCTGCGATGAGCTATCTGTCACGCGAACCCGCCGAAGAGACAGATACAGCGTCCGAATCCGACTCCAAAGACGACTCTCTACTCTGGAGCGGTGTCCGTGTCCTTGCCGAGTATCTCTTCGACGAAGAGGAGGAAACGACTACCACCGATACAACGAGTGCGCCCGAAGCCGAAGTCAAGGTCGATTCACCCGAGCGGCAGGAAGCATTCAACGAGGTCTACCGACAGTTCATCAACGGGGAGCTCACTCGGGAACAGATCAAAGCCCAGTACAACGAGAACGTCGCAGACAACCTCCTCCGGAAGTTCAGAGAACGGCGGGCGGACGAACTCGGGATCGACCTCGACGAGCTCGAAAACAGACGCGATGTGTTCGATGCGCCCGGCGCCCGAGAATCTCCTGATGAAGAGACGGAAGGAGACGGACCAGCCACGCAGGGAGATACTGATGACGCCGGCGAGGACGGTCCCAAGCAAGAGACTGACGCGACTGACGCCGACCGGGAGACGTCTGCCCCAGACGGGGTAGAGACGACATCCGGACTTCCCGACCGCCCCACCGAAGACCTGCCACAGAAGACCGACAGTAGCGGGCTTCCAACCAACGACCGGCGTGGCCTCGATAGCCCGGCCCACCACGCTCACTACAATTTCGACCAAGGCGACACCGACGTGGAACTCCGGCGTGAGCCCGGGCTTCAACAGTATTTCCCCTTCGAGCTCAAGTCCTACGCCAGTGGGGACGGACTCGCCGAAAAGGGAGATGTGTTCTCTGGATTCGACGTTCGCGATCGCCTCATCCACTCGCACGAACACAGCCCGGATGAACCCATCTGGCTCGGATACGACTCGAACCCGCTAGACGGGGTTCGGGAAATCGGCCTCGAGCCGTTCTCATGGTTCCGTCACGCGACCATTTTCGGCTCTACCGGGAAGGGGAAGTCGACGACCCTGAACAACATGATGAACCAGATCGCCCGGAAGGGCTATGGGTTCGTCTTCATCGACCCGAAGGGCGACACCGTCGACGACCTGATCAAGCAGCTGCCCGAAGACCGGATGGACGATATCGTCTGGGTCGAGCCCGGCAGCGAGACGTTCGAGCAGGTGGCCGGGATCAACTTCCTCGAGCCGGGTGACTGCGAGACGCAAAAGGAATTCAACCGGGAAGTGGAGTCCATTATCGACGACCTTCGAGCGGTCCTCCGTGGCGGTGAGTACTGGGGGCCGAAGATGGAGGGGATCACGTGTAACATCGCGCGGGCGATGATTCGGTCGCGACGCAAGTTCACCCTCGTCGATATGTACTACGTGCTGGCGGACAACGAAAGTCGCGCCAAGTTCTCTAACGTCGTGTCCCAAGAGGGGATGAGCTTCATCCACGAGTACACGACGAAAATCGCGGAGATGGATGAAGAGGAAGTCGACCCGGTGCTTCGCCGGATTCAGGACTGGGTCGAAGACCCCATCTCCCGGGGGATCGTTGCCCACCGGGACGGCACCATCAACATCTCTAACGCCGTCGAAGATGGGAAAATCATTCTCGTCCGCAACACGGTCCGCTCAGATGAGATCCGGAAGGTCGTCTCGACGGGTGTCATGCGGCGTGTCTGGTCGACCATCCGAAAGCGAGAGAAAATCGAGGAAAGCGAGCGCGAGCCGTTCTTCGCGATCATGGACGAGTTCGACGATATCGCTTCGGAGAACATGGCGCTCGACAAGATGCTCTCGAAAGCGCGGTCCGGGAAGATGGGCGTCATCACCTGCCTCCAGAACCCGTCACAGGTTCGCGACTTCGCCCCGCAGACACTCAAGCAGATGTTCGGGAACTCGGACACGCTCATCAGCTTCGGTGTGACCGAAGTGGCCGACGCCGAAATCATCGCCGAGCGGTTCGACGACGATGCGATCGACAAGAGCACGTTCATGTCGCTCCCGGCGTACACCGCCTTGACGACCATCTCGGTGATGGACGAAGACGGGCCGATGCGCTCGGACCCGCTCGCCCCCGATACTTTCCCAGACTACCCGCCCCGCCGGACGAAAGAAGAAGCGGCCGACCTCATCGAAGAGAACCTGAAGGACTACGGCGTCGACCCATTGGAGCAGGATCTCGACGAGTCCGAACACGCCCTCCTACACCTCGGAGGCGAAGCCGACATCGCGAAAAGCTTCCTCGAAGCCGTCTGGGCGGAGCAGATCCGACAGAACGCGCTCGATACGCTTCCACCCACCTACGAAGCACTGGATCCCTACCCGGCGTTCAATATCGATGTTCCCAACTCGGACACAGACACTGGTTCCGTCGCGACCGATGGCGGTACGCTCACTGTCGAAGTGTCCGACGTCCTCGAAGGGTTCAAGCGCCGCACAAGTACTGGCTTCGAGGAGTTGCCTGATGGCGTGATGGTGGATCAAGACTATGTCGAAATCGTCAACGATGACGATGACGATGACGACAACAGTAGTAGGCGGGAAGGTGGTGGCACCCCGCCGGAGAAGGTTCGAATTCTAGACCCTGAGACTGAAATAACGCTCACTGACAAGGGAATTCGGGCAGTCCTCGAGCAAGCCGACGACGACTGGCGCCCCGAGACAGAGAAACACAATGAGATTCTTCGACGTGCCTTCGTCGTACTCTCTGCAATCGGGATGGAAGTCAGTATCGTCCACCAAGAACACGAAGAGAAACTTCCCGACGCGCTCGCGTACCCGCCCATCGACACCGAAGTTGAGACAAAACGAGCTGAGAAGGTACTCGAACGGTTCCAGAATGAGTTCCCCGTCGCCGCAGACTTATCTGAGGGTGGTACAATCGCTATCGAAGCCGAGACATCAACGTACAAGAAGCCTGCCCGGACACTCGAAAATCTCGCCCGGTCAGTTAGAAATGACCGGCAAACGATGTTCATCACACCCGCTGCTGAGGGTGACAAAAGTGCTGAACCTGCCGCTCGGGTTAATCACATCCTCACAGATCCGGAATTCATTCGAGGCTACCTTCGGATGCGTCCGAACGAGGACCCAAATAAAGAACAAGATCTACAGGACCGAGACCCGATGCCCCTGTACTACAACAAGACCGAGTACCTACAACTGGGTACTCCGACCGACGGCGAACGGAAGCACGCTGTCATCGAGAAGGGGAAACAAACCGTCTGGGTACAGACCGCCGATGGCAAACTCCGGCTTTACGACGGCATGAGTGGCGCCAGCCGGAAAGGAAAACTCCGGATGGACGAGCACTTCGGTTCGACGAACGCCTTCCAAGCGTGGTGCCGATTCGACGACCACAATAACGAATGGGTCGTCTATCCCGGTGGCGAAGAGCAGCGATACCCAACTCTTGGCGACCTCAAGGACGACTGGCAACTGGTATACGAACCGTTCGTACCCGAACGGGAGTTCCCCGAAGGTGAAATCCCGAGCGAAGATGAATGGGACATCGTCCAAACTCATCTCCCTGAATTCCTCTCTCCCGCTGGAGGTGATGAAGAGGATAATAATCACGAGGAGGCAGACTCTCAAGACACTGAGAAAGCCCCCGTAGACGAGAAAGAGGTTATCGAGAGTGTACATGAACTCTCCGAGGATGCCGCCGTCGATCAAGGGGACAACTCTGATGATGAAACACAGACTGATTCTGATGAACCGTTCATCCGAGCTGGATTCACTCGGGAAGCTGTCCCCATCCTAGAACGTCTTAACCGAGACAAGATGCCGAGTCGGGCGGCGGATGTCAGCGGCCCGGCCTCAAAACCCGGGTCTAACCAGAAGCACGAAACTCCGCCGGAAGCCTTCGAACCAATCATCGCAGATGATCATCTGGATAAATACCGGGAACTGACAGCACTCGATATAGTAGGGAACGAGAACGACCCGGCAGGAATTCACGAAGAAGGGGACGACAACATCGCGGAGGGGGACGCACAAGCCACGGACGATACCGAGGCTACCGCCGCAGACACGGACCCAAGTGACATTGAAGTCACGGAGGGCTCTACCGACGTCGACGAAGACGATCCGTTCGGAGCCGGCGAGGACTCCGATGAAGAGATCGACATTCTCGGCGACGAAGATGACTCCCCCAGTACGGGCAAACACATCAACCGTATCCAATTCGACTACAACGCAGTCATGAAAGACCTCAACGAGTACTATGTCAAGAATAGCGACGAACTGGATGAAGATCCCGACGCCGACGAGATTTCTATCGACCACGAGGCCGTGCGCGATCGCTTCGGGAGTAAGGACCCCACCGGAGATGAGTTCTGGAAGGACATCTGGGAGGAGGCCAACCTCGGCGAGACTGAGCCTATCTTCCGCGACCGCCTTCCCGGGGCACTCCAGTTCTCGGCGGCTATTCGTGGCCCGCAAGCCGTTGCCGCAGTCCAACTCGGTATCGCCTCTGGAACGCTCATCCCCGCAGGTGAAGATGCTATCCGACTTCCCGGGCCGCGCGACGCCTACCGGGATTACCTACTGGAAGATGAGGTGGCCAACATCCAGCGCCGTGACAGCTGGACCACCGTGTGGAACGCACTGGGGCGCGACCAAGATGAGAGCGTAGGCATCTCGTTCGCCGTGACCGGACTCCAAGCCGAATACGAATTCCAGCGGCCGAAGGCGCTCGCCGCGATCGGCGCCGGCGTCGACGCTGGAGTGATCAAAGAGGATGGCAAAAAACTCGAACTGGGTGAGCGCACCATCCCCGCGTTCTGGAACGAGCTCCTGACGAACTACAACACGCAGCCCCACGAGTCGCTCACCCTGAACGAACTGGTACTGGGCCTGCGGATGGTCCACGACCTGCCGGAGGCCCGTGCTGAAGACTGCGTCGACCTCGGACTCGACCACGGCATCGTCTACAACACGAGCGAACGCTACCGAGTCAACACACCCCGCGACGACAAGGGGCCCGAGATAGATGACGACGCCTTCGAACGTGAGGCCTACCCACCGGGTGACTCGGACGACGGCTCTGCCGATGGAAACGATGGCAATGGTGGTGGAGACACTGGTGGGAACGCAGACACCGACGTCAACGACACTACAACCGAGAACGACTCGGCTACAAACAGTCCGCAATCTCAGGAGGAAACTGACGAGCAGGCCGAGGAAGAAACTCAAGAAGAAACCGACGAGCAGACTGGAGAACAAACCCAAAAAGAAACTGATGAGAAAGCCAGTAAGCAAACTCAAGAAGAAACTACCAAGCAAACTGGAAAGCAAACACCTGATGGGTCGGAAGGGGATGAACAAGCCACGGACGAAGAAGATCCCGCTCCCGGCTCAGAGGCTCAACTAAAGAGCGACAACGAGCCATCCAGCAGCAGCGGCGAGACACGAACGGGAACCGATACGACCCAGACCACTTCTGGAGAAGAAACCAACTCAGGCTCCGCCTCAGAGCCTCTCAACGAGTCGGCGACTGAATCGGACACTGAAACGGCGCAGTCCGAGGATGACAGCCACGATTCAGACGCCGAGAGCGACGCGGAGAGCGATGCCAACGAGTCGGGCCAGGAATCACCCAGCGGCAGGGAGGAACCACGCTCTGAGCCTAACAGTGTTCTCGAAGCGAAGGACGTCGGCATCGAAGCAATCACCCTCGAAAAGGCGTTCGATAAGTACGGGGGATTCATCACTGTGGATTCTGCCCCGGGACCCCTCGGCCAATTCCTCAATATGTACACTGAGGTCGAGTCCGGCGAGGTCACCGCCGACACCGACCAAACCATATTCGTCCCCAAAGCAGAACTCCGCGATGCGTACAACGCATGGGCTCAGATCAACCTCCAGTATGAAGATAAAAAAGTTGATAAGAACGCCGAAGAGATGGGGATGGAAACTCTCCCTCCGGGAGCGTTCACGAGCCCATTAAAGAAAGCTGTCAATATCGATCTCCAGGACGGACGCCCGGTTCTTGAGGACGGTAACCGGCCAACTGTTTGGTACGGGATTACCCTGACCGATGCGGGATCAAAACTTGCTGAGCTCGAAGGCAAGTTCGATACAAAAGGGTAAGTAGGCCGACTTACTCACTCTCTTTTCTGTATTCTATCTCGCCACTCTAATCATATTACTGATATTATATCCCGAGGTAGCTTTTGGCCTATACATACTGTAATAATACCTGCCATAGTACTCGCTGATCCTATCTATAGTTGCTTTGTGATTGGGATTACAGAGTTTACTTTCTCCCCATTCCCCCGTACACCTCCGGGTGGAATCGTATCGATTTAGCTGGGAAGGCTGGGCTTTCGATTGATCCCCTGAAAACCCACACAACACACCCCTTCTCCCCCGGAAAATACCCCCTTGACGTAGAAACAAAATCGCAAGAAGGCAGCTTACGTCAAGGGGGTTCCCACAAAGTACACTTGCCATTTATCTCGCGGGCCAATAGAGCTAAATATACTTTTTCGCAAAACCCCTCCAATCACACCATATTTTCTAGTCTATTACAGTGTAATGTAGGGTCAGCCAATATCCTGAAAATAACCATACGTGAACCGCGTCAAGGGGTTCATGTGAGTGCGAAAGATACCCCTTGACGTAGGATATAATTGCAAGACAGGAGCAGGATGTAGTTTGGAGTTGGAACTTCTTAGTGACTTAATTACGGTATTTATTCACACTTTCTCGACATATGTATGTCTGAAGCTGAAAATAACCAGACTGCGTCGAGGTAACGGTGTTAACAGGCCGCCTGAGGACACCCCCCTTGACATAGCTCTAAAACCGCAAGACGGCAGCGTGTATCTGGGGGGTGTTATGCTAATATCGGATCTGTTCGTCATTTCGTACTCAGAATAGCCGAGGCCCACATATCCTAACGAACTGGGCGATTCTCAGAAATGACTTTATTTCAGGATCTCATATCACCCCCCATATTGGGCCGGTACGTCTGCGATATACCGGGTAATACCCCCGTTGGGTGGGGGTCTTCAGGCCAGAGGGCCAAGAGTAAGGAAGATGATACAGGGTGAGACTCTGAGGAGTCAGCAACAATACCCCCACCACCCCCTCTGAGGGGGTCTGGTATATGGCCATGCCAGAGGGAGAGATGTGGCTAGTGAGAGAGACAGTCCAGCTGGTCTCCCATCGGCCGTCCGGCCTCAGTGGTCTCGGGTCGAGACCAGTCGGCGGCCAGCACCACTGGCCGCCTTGAGGGGAAGACACCACTGGCAGATTTGTCG from Halorubrum salinarum harbors:
- a CDS encoding type IV secretion system DNA-binding domain-containing protein → MKRPSRLPDPREKISDHAVPDSIKHLRHELLTSRAYDAIPISDEQAQQLEEAAESYSGHLNRVRPFEGEDGLEYAEELIASLHSDTVSHSPIAQALNVAEDPKKFSFELLLDDETVHFHWGLPDSIQQREFRQQVSGLYPNSEIKPVDEKFPDIDAGMYLSGGKIELAKEKYLPIKATSGLDAFEKDPYQSILSELVGYSDEKAIIQFVFTPASSNWTDGLKLHERSADQISDSFNYGRIQGSYFNPRLADPSPKDKRAADAVLDQEGKQAFYVNIRYMVFGSSEKIAKHHAHGIGNIFANLYDNDEVNQGLTPIAYHDDGLFEEARRTAAREFHYDQTALTVEEMAALAHHPGEEVESTNIDWTRKGVGDRPPAEAERTSKPPDMEYQRDVTDVGGEAAAMSYLSREPAEETDTASESDSKDDSLLWSGVRVLAEYLFDEEEETTTTDTTSAPEAEVKVDSPERQEAFNEVYRQFINGELTREQIKAQYNENVADNLLRKFRERRADELGIDLDELENRRDVFDAPGARESPDEETEGDGPATQGDTDDAGEDGPKQETDATDADRETSAPDGVETTSGLPDRPTEDLPQKTDSSGLPTNDRRGLDSPAHHAHYNFDQGDTDVELRREPGLQQYFPFELKSYASGDGLAEKGDVFSGFDVRDRLIHSHEHSPDEPIWLGYDSNPLDGVREIGLEPFSWFRHATIFGSTGKGKSTTLNNMMNQIARKGYGFVFIDPKGDTVDDLIKQLPEDRMDDIVWVEPGSETFEQVAGINFLEPGDCETQKEFNREVESIIDDLRAVLRGGEYWGPKMEGITCNIARAMIRSRRKFTLVDMYYVLADNESRAKFSNVVSQEGMSFIHEYTTKIAEMDEEEVDPVLRRIQDWVEDPISRGIVAHRDGTINISNAVEDGKIILVRNTVRSDEIRKVVSTGVMRRVWSTIRKREKIEESEREPFFAIMDEFDDIASENMALDKMLSKARSGKMGVITCLQNPSQVRDFAPQTLKQMFGNSDTLISFGVTEVADAEIIAERFDDDAIDKSTFMSLPAYTALTTISVMDEDGPMRSDPLAPDTFPDYPPRRTKEEAADLIEENLKDYGVDPLEQDLDESEHALLHLGGEADIAKSFLEAVWAEQIRQNALDTLPPTYEALDPYPAFNIDVPNSDTDTGSVATDGGTLTVEVSDVLEGFKRRTSTGFEELPDGVMVDQDYVEIVNDDDDDDDNSSRREGGGTPPEKVRILDPETEITLTDKGIRAVLEQADDDWRPETEKHNEILRRAFVVLSAIGMEVSIVHQEHEEKLPDALAYPPIDTEVETKRAEKVLERFQNEFPVAADLSEGGTIAIEAETSTYKKPARTLENLARSVRNDRQTMFITPAAEGDKSAEPAARVNHILTDPEFIRGYLRMRPNEDPNKEQDLQDRDPMPLYYNKTEYLQLGTPTDGERKHAVIEKGKQTVWVQTADGKLRLYDGMSGASRKGKLRMDEHFGSTNAFQAWCRFDDHNNEWVVYPGGEEQRYPTLGDLKDDWQLVYEPFVPEREFPEGEIPSEDEWDIVQTHLPEFLSPAGGDEEDNNHEEADSQDTEKAPVDEKEVIESVHELSEDAAVDQGDNSDDETQTDSDEPFIRAGFTREAVPILERLNRDKMPSRAADVSGPASKPGSNQKHETPPEAFEPIIADDHLDKYRELTALDIVGNENDPAGIHEEGDDNIAEGDAQATDDTEATAADTDPSDIEVTEGSTDVDEDDPFGAGEDSDEEIDILGDEDDSPSTGKHINRIQFDYNAVMKDLNEYYVKNSDELDEDPDADEISIDHEAVRDRFGSKDPTGDEFWKDIWEEANLGETEPIFRDRLPGALQFSAAIRGPQAVAAVQLGIASGTLIPAGEDAIRLPGPRDAYRDYLLEDEVANIQRRDSWTTVWNALGRDQDESVGISFAVTGLQAEYEFQRPKALAAIGAGVDAGVIKEDGKKLELGERTIPAFWNELLTNYNTQPHESLTLNELVLGLRMVHDLPEARAEDCVDLGLDHGIVYNTSERYRVNTPRDDKGPEIDDDAFEREAYPPGDSDDGSADGNDGNGGGDTGGNADTDVNDTTTENDSATNSPQSQEETDEQAEEETQEETDEQTGEQTQKETDEKASKQTQEETTKQTGKQTPDGSEGDEQATDEEDPAPGSEAQLKSDNEPSSSSGETRTGTDTTQTTSGEETNSGSASEPLNESATESDTETAQSEDDSHDSDAESDAESDANESGQESPSGREEPRSEPNSVLEAKDVGIEAITLEKAFDKYGGFITVDSAPGPLGQFLNMYTEVESGEVTADTDQTIFVPKAELRDAYNAWAQINLQYEDKKVDKNAEEMGMETLPPGAFTSPLKKAVNIDLQDGRPVLEDGNRPTVWYGITLTDAGSKLAELEGKFDTKG